From one Trifolium pratense cultivar HEN17-A07 linkage group LG1, ARS_RC_1.1, whole genome shotgun sequence genomic stretch:
- the LOC123881418 gene encoding uncharacterized protein LOC123881418 isoform X2, translating to MATHLKPFTIATPYKSLHPLHLQQQHQQPRNRKQTQWVRFKIQASSSYLDMWKKAIERERNTTNFNKLASSNDNNVEENLEKKTEEFQKLLQVSSEERDRIQRLQVIDRASAAIAAARALLKDANSNSVRSDKDSLQKNDSGKKNDSIFVQESGTQNGTLFVPKSGTQKDGIPGPDFWSWTPPADSDVPSNDANGLKLNPKSSVNPTLSNPVVEKERSSQSLSIPFESLLTQSKTFPTLPPLQSSLEVVEASASNVESPSLEEELKRGALSSDHAAEVVRALGTDSKSSPVGVNVDGTRWWRETGIEQRPDGVICRWTLIRGVSADKALEWQEKFWEASDEFGYKELGSEKSGRDATGNVWREFWRESMRQENGLMHMEKTADKWGRNGQGDEWQEKWFEHYNASGQAEKWAHKWCSIDPNTPLDAGHAHVWHERWGETYDGYGGSIKYTDKWAERSSDGGWEKWGDKWDENFDPNSHGIKQGETWWEGKYGERWNRTWGEQHNGSGWVHKYGKSSSGEHWDTHEPQDTWYERFPHFGFFHCFENSVQLREVKKPSERQEP from the exons ATGGCGACCCATTTGAAACCATTCACCATAGCCACACCATACAAATCACTACACCCTCTCCATctccaacaacaacatcaacaaccaAGGAACAGAAAACAAACACAATGGGTACGATTCAAAATTCAAGCAAGTTCATCGTACCTCGACATGTGGAAAAAAGCCATAGAACGAGAAAGAAACACCACAAACTTCAACAAACTCGCTTCTTCAAATGACAACAACGTGGAAGAGAATTTGGAGAAGAAAACTGAAGAGTTCCAGAAACTTCTACAGGTTTCAAGTGAAGAACGTGATAGGATTCAGAGATTGCAAGTTATTGATCGTGCTTCCGCCGCAATTGCCGCCGCTAGAGCACTTCTTAAAGATGCTAATAGCAATAGTGTTCGTTCTGATAAAGATTCGTTACAGAAAAATG ATTCAGGAAAGAAGAATGACAGTATTTTTGTGCAAGAGTCTGGAACGCAGAATGGGACTCTTTTTGTGCCAAAGTCAGGAACGCAGAAAGACGGTATCCCAGGTCCTGATTTTTGGTCCTGGACACCGCCAGCAGATAGTGATGTTCCTTCAAACGATGCCAATGGGTTGAAGTTAAATCCAAAGTCTTCCGTTAATCCAACATTATCTAATCCTGTCGTGGAGAAGGAAAGGTCCTCGCAATCTCTCTCGATCCCATTCGAGAGTTTACTTACTCAAAGCAAAACATTTCCTACACTTCCACCACTTCAGTCATCATTGGAGGTTGTTGAAGCCTCTGCTTCAAATGTAGAGTCTCCTTCATTAGAAGAGGAACTGAAACGTGGTGCGTTATCTTCCGACCATGCGGCGGAAGTAGTTCGCGCCCTTGGAACAGACAGTAAATCATCACCTGTTGGAGTGAATGTGGATGGAACGAGATGGTGGAGAGAGACAGGAATTGAGCAAAGACCTGATGGTGTCATTTGTAGATGGACATTGATCAGGGGTGTTAGTGCTGACAAAGCTTTAGAGTGGCAAGAGAAGTTTTGGGAGGCTTCTGATGAGTTTGGCTATAAGGAACTTGGTTCTGAGAAATCAGGACGTGATGCCACTGGAAATGTTTGGCGTGAATTTTGGAGAGAATCCATGCGTCAG GAAAATGGGCTAATGCATATGGAGAAAACTGCAGACAAATGGGGACGTAATGGTCAAGGTGATGAGTGGCAGGAAAAATGGTTTGAACACTACAATGCATCTGGTCAAGCTGAGAAATGGGCACACAAGTGGTGTAGTATTGACCCAAACACACCTCTTGATGCAGGGCACGCTCATGTCTGGCATGAAAG GTGGGGTGAAACATATGATGGGTACGGTGGCAGCATAAAATACACCGACAAATGGGCCGAGCGTTCATCGGACGGTGGATGGGAGAAATGGGGCGACAAATGGGACGAAAATTTCGACCCAAATAGTCACGGCATCAAGCAAGGAGAGACCTGGTGGGAAGGTAAGTACGGAGAGCGTTGGAACCGAACCTGGGGTGAGCAACACAATGGTTCTGGATGGGTTCACAAGTACGGAAAGAGCAGTAGTGGTGAACATTGGGACACACATGAACCGCAAGATACTTGGTACGagagattccctcattttggtTTCTTTCACTGCTTTGAAAACTCGGTTCAGCTTAGGGAAGTTAAAAAGCCTTCTGAAAGACAAGAGCCTTAA
- the LOC123881418 gene encoding uncharacterized protein LOC123881418 isoform X1, with translation MATHLKPFTIATPYKSLHPLHLQQQHQQPRNRKQTQWVRFKIQASSSYLDMWKKAIERERNTTNFNKLASSNDNNVEENLEKKTEEFQKLLQVSSEERDRIQRLQVIDRASAAIAAARALLKDANSNSVRSDKDSLQKNESDSGKKNDSIFVQESGTQNGTLFVPKSGTQKDGIPGPDFWSWTPPADSDVPSNDANGLKLNPKSSVNPTLSNPVVEKERSSQSLSIPFESLLTQSKTFPTLPPLQSSLEVVEASASNVESPSLEEELKRGALSSDHAAEVVRALGTDSKSSPVGVNVDGTRWWRETGIEQRPDGVICRWTLIRGVSADKALEWQEKFWEASDEFGYKELGSEKSGRDATGNVWREFWRESMRQENGLMHMEKTADKWGRNGQGDEWQEKWFEHYNASGQAEKWAHKWCSIDPNTPLDAGHAHVWHERWGETYDGYGGSIKYTDKWAERSSDGGWEKWGDKWDENFDPNSHGIKQGETWWEGKYGERWNRTWGEQHNGSGWVHKYGKSSSGEHWDTHEPQDTWYERFPHFGFFHCFENSVQLREVKKPSERQEP, from the exons ATGGCGACCCATTTGAAACCATTCACCATAGCCACACCATACAAATCACTACACCCTCTCCATctccaacaacaacatcaacaaccaAGGAACAGAAAACAAACACAATGGGTACGATTCAAAATTCAAGCAAGTTCATCGTACCTCGACATGTGGAAAAAAGCCATAGAACGAGAAAGAAACACCACAAACTTCAACAAACTCGCTTCTTCAAATGACAACAACGTGGAAGAGAATTTGGAGAAGAAAACTGAAGAGTTCCAGAAACTTCTACAGGTTTCAAGTGAAGAACGTGATAGGATTCAGAGATTGCAAGTTATTGATCGTGCTTCCGCCGCAATTGCCGCCGCTAGAGCACTTCTTAAAGATGCTAATAGCAATAGTGTTCGTTCTGATAAAGATTCGTTACAGAAAAATG AATCAGATTCAGGAAAGAAGAATGACAGTATTTTTGTGCAAGAGTCTGGAACGCAGAATGGGACTCTTTTTGTGCCAAAGTCAGGAACGCAGAAAGACGGTATCCCAGGTCCTGATTTTTGGTCCTGGACACCGCCAGCAGATAGTGATGTTCCTTCAAACGATGCCAATGGGTTGAAGTTAAATCCAAAGTCTTCCGTTAATCCAACATTATCTAATCCTGTCGTGGAGAAGGAAAGGTCCTCGCAATCTCTCTCGATCCCATTCGAGAGTTTACTTACTCAAAGCAAAACATTTCCTACACTTCCACCACTTCAGTCATCATTGGAGGTTGTTGAAGCCTCTGCTTCAAATGTAGAGTCTCCTTCATTAGAAGAGGAACTGAAACGTGGTGCGTTATCTTCCGACCATGCGGCGGAAGTAGTTCGCGCCCTTGGAACAGACAGTAAATCATCACCTGTTGGAGTGAATGTGGATGGAACGAGATGGTGGAGAGAGACAGGAATTGAGCAAAGACCTGATGGTGTCATTTGTAGATGGACATTGATCAGGGGTGTTAGTGCTGACAAAGCTTTAGAGTGGCAAGAGAAGTTTTGGGAGGCTTCTGATGAGTTTGGCTATAAGGAACTTGGTTCTGAGAAATCAGGACGTGATGCCACTGGAAATGTTTGGCGTGAATTTTGGAGAGAATCCATGCGTCAG GAAAATGGGCTAATGCATATGGAGAAAACTGCAGACAAATGGGGACGTAATGGTCAAGGTGATGAGTGGCAGGAAAAATGGTTTGAACACTACAATGCATCTGGTCAAGCTGAGAAATGGGCACACAAGTGGTGTAGTATTGACCCAAACACACCTCTTGATGCAGGGCACGCTCATGTCTGGCATGAAAG GTGGGGTGAAACATATGATGGGTACGGTGGCAGCATAAAATACACCGACAAATGGGCCGAGCGTTCATCGGACGGTGGATGGGAGAAATGGGGCGACAAATGGGACGAAAATTTCGACCCAAATAGTCACGGCATCAAGCAAGGAGAGACCTGGTGGGAAGGTAAGTACGGAGAGCGTTGGAACCGAACCTGGGGTGAGCAACACAATGGTTCTGGATGGGTTCACAAGTACGGAAAGAGCAGTAGTGGTGAACATTGGGACACACATGAACCGCAAGATACTTGGTACGagagattccctcattttggtTTCTTTCACTGCTTTGAAAACTCGGTTCAGCTTAGGGAAGTTAAAAAGCCTTCTGAAAGACAAGAGCCTTAA